A stretch of Spirosoma oryzicola DNA encodes these proteins:
- a CDS encoding glycosyltransferase family 2 protein — MATYNGALFIEEQIRSILDQLTVDDELIISDDGSTDKTVQLINFFGDQRIRLVYSQGHKSPAQNFENALQHAQGAFIFLSDQDDIWYPDKVQTVLNSLINYDLVVTDCQIVDKDGKILHDSFFESRRSRRGFWRNLWKNSYMGCCMAFKREVLAYALPFPPQLYFHDWWIGLMVERQGTPYFLTQALIKYRRHGYNVTPTGETPQSYQWRVRFRNRFWLSWSVMKRSIALSQ; from the coding sequence ATGGCCACCTACAATGGTGCGTTATTTATTGAAGAGCAAATACGTTCCATTCTCGATCAATTGACAGTAGATGATGAGTTGATTATATCAGATGATGGGTCAACCGATAAAACAGTTCAGTTAATTAATTTTTTTGGTGATCAGCGTATACGTTTAGTTTACAGTCAAGGTCATAAATCACCGGCCCAGAACTTCGAGAATGCTCTTCAGCATGCCCAGGGAGCTTTTATCTTTTTATCTGATCAAGATGACATTTGGTACCCTGATAAAGTACAGACCGTATTGAATAGTTTGATTAATTATGATCTGGTTGTAACCGACTGCCAAATTGTAGACAAGGACGGCAAAATATTGCATGATTCTTTCTTTGAAAGCCGCCGAAGCCGCCGGGGGTTTTGGCGTAACCTATGGAAAAATTCATACATGGGATGTTGCATGGCCTTTAAGCGCGAAGTGTTGGCATACGCTCTACCATTCCCTCCTCAACTATACTTTCATGATTGGTGGATTGGATTGATGGTTGAACGTCAAGGTACTCCCTACTTTCTAACCCAGGCACTTATCAAATACCGTCGGCATGGATATAATGTAACACCTACAGGTGAAACGCCCCAATCTTATCAATGGAGGGTACGGTTTCGTAATCGCTTCTGGTTGAGTTGGTCTGTAATGAAACGTTCAATAGCATTAAGTCAGTAA
- a CDS encoding ABC transporter permease — MNSNRSGNPQPPPTWADRLLNWLVAPHLREEVLGDSHERYYRRLQQLGPAKARRLYWQEMLAYLRPSMIKRETTNGYASPYCLSPDMLRNYVTVAWRNLSRNRAFSIINLLGLALGMACSLLIMLWVQDERNVDRFHANGNHLYQVYERQYFEGKAQASYFTQGLLADELKRTIPEIQYASAIESSYPTTFANGDKIIKMSGTFAGADFFRMFSYPFLRGTPATALGSPGGIAISRKMADQFFGSPEQAMGQSIRYENKENLRVTAVFEDLPANSSQQFDFLRPWVDFVKENEWAKTWTSTDPMTYVQLRPDRDGKPADRAKVEAKIKDFIARYLPKSKGFVVELGLQPYPEKYLHSTFKNGQLDGGRIEYVRLFSIVAVVILLIACINFMNLATARSTKRAREVGVRKVIGAGRSSLIGQFVGEALLITFASTLIALLLVVLLLPAFSTLTGKMLVLPIGQPVFWAFLVGLLALTGLIAGSYPALFLSSLSPISVLKGSGPSARLRFNPGTTFFRQALVVFQFGLSILFIVGTIVVYRQMHYVQTKNLGYNRENLIYVPIEGDLIQKYDLFKDELAKQAGIVAISRMRESPTEIGHHVDDVSWPGKDPNLRTAFANTAVGYDFVKTLKLKLRDGRDFSPEFGTDSISYIINETAAAKIGAKNPIGQSLDWGRRTGKIIGVLADFHFNSMRQSIEPLIIRLDKNAEWGTILVRTEAGKTKEALANLEKICKELNPKTPFMYQFSDQEYAKLYRSEQVVSQLANYFAILAIFISCLGLFGLATFTAEQRTKEIGVRKVLGASVASVVAMLSTDFLKLVLVAIVIASPVAWYVMQQWLKGFIYKMEIEWWVFVLAGFLSAGIALLTISYQSIKAALMNPVKSLRSE, encoded by the coding sequence ACGAACGCTATTACCGACGCCTGCAACAACTGGGGCCCGCCAAAGCCCGACGGTTGTATTGGCAAGAGATGCTGGCGTACCTGCGCCCATCGATGATCAAGCGCGAAACCACCAATGGGTATGCTTCACCTTATTGTTTAAGTCCGGATATGCTACGAAATTATGTCACGGTCGCCTGGCGAAACCTGAGTCGAAATAGAGCGTTTTCGATCATTAATCTGTTGGGTCTTGCCCTCGGTATGGCGTGTAGCCTGCTGATCATGCTATGGGTGCAGGACGAACGCAACGTGGACCGTTTCCATGCCAACGGTAATCACCTTTACCAGGTCTACGAACGACAATATTTTGAGGGGAAAGCGCAGGCCAGCTATTTTACGCAGGGGCTGCTGGCCGATGAACTCAAGCGTACGATTCCCGAAATACAGTATGCCAGTGCGATCGAGTCGAGTTACCCGACCACGTTTGCCAACGGTGACAAAATCATCAAAATGAGCGGAACGTTTGCGGGCGCTGACTTCTTCCGCATGTTTTCCTATCCTTTTTTGCGGGGAACCCCCGCTACCGCACTAGGCAGTCCCGGCGGCATCGCCATCTCCAGAAAAATGGCTGACCAGTTTTTCGGGAGTCCCGAGCAGGCAATGGGCCAATCGATCCGGTACGAGAATAAGGAGAATTTGCGCGTAACAGCAGTCTTCGAAGACCTACCGGCCAATTCGTCGCAACAATTCGATTTTCTGAGGCCGTGGGTTGATTTCGTCAAAGAAAACGAGTGGGCAAAAACCTGGACCAGCACCGATCCCATGACGTACGTGCAATTGCGCCCGGACCGGGATGGTAAACCCGCTGATAGGGCAAAAGTCGAAGCGAAGATCAAGGACTTCATTGCTCGCTACTTGCCAAAGAGTAAAGGCTTTGTGGTTGAATTAGGCCTGCAACCGTATCCGGAGAAATACCTGCATTCGACGTTTAAAAACGGTCAGCTCGATGGGGGGCGGATTGAGTACGTACGGCTGTTTAGTATCGTAGCGGTCGTTATTCTGCTGATTGCCTGCATCAACTTCATGAACTTGGCCACGGCCCGGTCTACCAAACGGGCAAGGGAAGTGGGTGTCCGGAAAGTGATTGGTGCGGGTCGTTCATCGCTGATCGGGCAGTTTGTGGGGGAGGCTTTGCTGATCACGTTCGCTTCGACACTCATCGCTCTGTTGCTGGTCGTTTTGCTCCTCCCGGCTTTCAGTACGCTCACTGGGAAAATGCTGGTTTTGCCGATTGGCCAGCCCGTGTTTTGGGCCTTTTTAGTAGGCTTACTCGCGCTGACCGGTCTTATTGCGGGTAGTTATCCGGCCTTGTTTCTGTCGTCTTTGAGTCCAATCAGCGTGTTAAAAGGCAGCGGCCCGTCGGCACGACTGCGGTTCAACCCCGGTACAACGTTTTTTCGTCAGGCCTTAGTCGTGTTTCAGTTTGGCTTGTCGATTCTGTTCATTGTCGGCACGATTGTGGTCTACCGCCAGATGCATTACGTACAAACGAAAAACCTCGGCTACAACCGCGAAAACCTGATTTACGTACCTATTGAAGGTGATTTGATCCAGAAATACGACCTCTTCAAGGACGAGCTAGCCAAGCAGGCAGGTATTGTGGCTATCTCCCGGATGCGTGAATCACCGACCGAGATCGGGCATCACGTTGACGATGTCAGCTGGCCGGGTAAAGACCCGAATCTGAGAACCGCCTTTGCCAATACCGCCGTTGGCTACGATTTCGTGAAAACGCTGAAACTGAAACTGCGGGATGGCCGCGATTTCTCGCCCGAATTCGGTACGGACTCAATAAGCTACATCATCAATGAAACAGCAGCGGCCAAGATTGGCGCTAAAAATCCGATTGGTCAATCGCTGGATTGGGGGAGACGTACCGGTAAAATCATTGGCGTACTCGCCGACTTTCATTTCAACTCGATGCGGCAATCCATCGAACCCCTGATTATTCGGTTGGACAAAAACGCCGAATGGGGGACTATTCTGGTTCGTACCGAAGCGGGTAAGACCAAAGAAGCCCTTGCGAATCTGGAGAAAATCTGCAAGGAACTGAACCCGAAAACGCCCTTTATGTACCAGTTTTCCGATCAGGAATACGCCAAGCTGTACCGGAGTGAGCAAGTGGTTAGTCAGTTAGCCAACTATTTCGCCATTTTAGCGATTTTCATTTCCTGCCTGGGTTTGTTTGGACTGGCGACCTTCACGGCGGAACAGCGCACCAAAGAAATTGGGGTGCGCAAAGTACTCGGCGCATCGGTAGCCAGCGTCGTAGCGATGCTCTCGACCGATTTTCTGAAGCTGGTTCTGGTGGCTATTGTCATTGCCTCACCCGTGGCCTGGTATGTGATGCAGCAATGGCTAAAAGGCTTTATCTACAAAATGGAGATCGAGTGGTGGGTATTCGTACTGGCGGGCTTTCTCTCGGCGGGCATTGCGCTACTGACCATCAGCTATCAGAGTATTAAAGCCGCTTTGATGAACCCGGTCAAAAGTTTGCGAAGCGAATAA
- a CDS encoding radical SAM/SPASM domain-containing protein: protein MKLPYILNPFYRFMRVHTPEPIKPTVRGLYNMANKYATYGRTDIFTALDIEINSKCNLKCSYCPISTESRGDEYMSEELFGKILDDLSCFPYSGRISPHFYGEPTLDERLVGLMRMAREKLPKAQLIIHTNGIKLDRSKYRQLVEAGVSGFLITRHTPKWPKNVIDIQEKELDAAKYLRLHDFEDATLFNRGGTVKPKKTRTLNRCFYLSDEIAITHTGEVVCTNDFHITESFGNVKDSHLLKDIWWGDHFTAIRKELQSGTFRLEVCKVCSGRLKAKE, encoded by the coding sequence ATGAAACTCCCTTATATACTAAATCCTTTCTATAGGTTTATGCGCGTTCATACTCCTGAGCCTATAAAGCCTACAGTACGAGGGCTTTATAATATGGCTAATAAATATGCCACCTATGGACGAACAGACATATTCACTGCTTTAGATATAGAAATCAACTCAAAATGTAATCTTAAGTGTTCTTATTGTCCTATATCCACAGAGAGTAGAGGGGATGAATACATGTCTGAAGAACTTTTTGGCAAGATACTGGACGACCTTTCCTGTTTTCCCTATTCAGGAAGAATAAGTCCTCATTTCTACGGAGAGCCCACACTTGATGAACGTCTTGTTGGTTTGATGCGCATGGCCAGAGAAAAGCTGCCTAAAGCCCAGCTCATTATTCACACCAATGGCATTAAACTCGATAGATCGAAATACAGACAACTTGTTGAAGCTGGTGTTAGTGGATTTCTAATAACCAGACATACGCCCAAATGGCCCAAAAACGTCATTGACATACAGGAAAAGGAGCTTGATGCAGCTAAATATTTGCGGTTACACGATTTTGAAGATGCAACCTTGTTTAATCGCGGAGGAACCGTAAAGCCAAAAAAAACCAGGACATTAAATCGTTGCTTTTATCTGTCTGATGAAATTGCAATAACTCATACAGGGGAAGTCGTCTGCACGAATGACTTTCATATCACAGAATCCTTCGGGAACGTTAAAGACAGCCATTTACTAAAGGATATATGGTGGGGCGATCATTTTACTGCTATTCGAAAAGAACTTCAATCAGGAACATTTAGACTTGAAGTCTGTAAAGTGTGTTCTGGACGATTAAAAGCTAAAGAGTAA
- a CDS encoding ABC transporter permease: MLRNYLKIAFRNLIRNKVFSIINLLGLSTGITVCLMIFLFISNEFSVDNFHKNGKSIYRVMRGMDHEGKEVAVSYLSGPYAAALLTDFKGQITQAVRVNPTNALITSQNKSFHERKIINVDPTFFTFFSFPLLKGDPATALIDPASVVLTESTAKKYFGSVDNAMGKIIKVDKNLAVKVTGIAQDVPANSHLDFDLVIPLENYKDRGWMTAWINHNLFTYVQLAPTVSEAQVERNFPRFMDKHIGLLMKESGFKFTLSLTPLRDIYFEEGVIDSAKHGDKRVVYIFLSIAILILLVACINFMNLSTVRAVERSKEIGVRKVLGAVKGHLVWQFIGESLLLTALSCLLSIGLLALALPAYTQLLGYPLSITAHVLPIVLFLLGIIAVAGFLSGSYPAFVLAAFSPIQALKGRLRLGKGGVSLRQVLVIVQFSIAILLMLGTAIGTQQMSYLKNKQLGYNKEQTLVVPIDNEDTYNFFVGHKPELLAQSRIEAVSMMSGEPGGFFDGYMFDVEAHANRWKARTEFADFDYVKTLGLKLVAGRDFSPAFPTDTAQAVLINRTAAARLGWTPEQAIGKWLRNTRHDSTRRTIIGVVENFNFLSLKEAIEPLIIAPNDDRRVALIKLKPGNLSAAVETIQQLYAKTRPAYPLTYHFLDQQFDQMYQADLRQQTILSIFAGLAIFIACLGLFGLASFSAQQRTKEIGVRKTLGASVGSIIGLLSGDFLKPVGIAILIASPIAWYAMNRWLQGFAYKIDISGWVFVAAGSLALAIAFITVSFQSIKAALVNPVKSLRSE, encoded by the coding sequence ATGCTACGGAACTATCTCAAAATTGCCTTTCGCAATCTGATCCGAAACAAGGTCTTTTCGATCATTAACCTGCTGGGTTTGTCGACCGGCATTACCGTATGCCTGATGATCTTTCTGTTCATCAGCAACGAGTTCAGCGTAGACAATTTCCACAAAAATGGCAAAAGCATCTACCGTGTAATGCGCGGTATGGATCATGAAGGCAAAGAAGTCGCTGTTTCTTACCTGTCGGGGCCGTATGCAGCTGCGTTACTAACCGATTTTAAGGGGCAGATCACCCAGGCGGTTCGGGTGAACCCTACGAATGCGTTGATTACGTCCCAGAACAAATCGTTTCACGAACGAAAAATAATCAATGTCGACCCGACCTTTTTCACGTTCTTTTCTTTCCCCTTGCTCAAGGGCGATCCGGCTACGGCATTGATCGACCCGGCGAGTGTGGTTCTGACGGAGTCGACGGCCAAAAAATACTTTGGTAGCGTCGACAACGCAATGGGCAAGATTATTAAAGTCGATAAAAACCTGGCCGTCAAAGTGACGGGCATTGCGCAGGATGTGCCCGCTAACTCCCACCTCGATTTTGATCTGGTCATTCCGCTGGAAAACTACAAAGACCGGGGCTGGATGACCGCCTGGATCAACCATAATCTGTTCACGTATGTGCAACTAGCGCCGACGGTAAGCGAAGCACAGGTCGAACGCAATTTTCCGCGCTTCATGGACAAGCACATCGGTCTTCTCATGAAAGAATCCGGTTTCAAATTCACCTTATCGCTCACTCCGTTACGGGATATTTATTTTGAAGAAGGAGTCATCGATAGTGCCAAACACGGCGACAAGCGTGTGGTCTATATCTTTCTGTCGATTGCGATTCTTATCCTGCTGGTGGCCTGTATCAATTTCATGAACCTGTCGACAGTTCGGGCCGTGGAGCGCTCCAAAGAGATTGGCGTCCGGAAAGTATTGGGGGCCGTCAAAGGGCATCTGGTATGGCAATTTATTGGCGAGTCGCTCTTGCTGACGGCGCTCTCGTGTCTGCTCTCGATTGGCTTGCTGGCGCTGGCGCTGCCTGCGTATACACAACTGCTGGGCTATCCATTATCCATAACGGCTCACGTCCTGCCAATCGTACTGTTTCTGCTTGGCATCATTGCGGTAGCGGGGTTCCTGTCGGGCAGTTACCCGGCCTTTGTTCTGGCTGCTTTTTCGCCCATTCAGGCCTTAAAAGGTCGGCTGCGGCTGGGCAAAGGTGGTGTTTCGTTGAGGCAGGTACTGGTTATCGTGCAGTTCAGCATTGCGATTTTGCTGATGCTCGGCACCGCCATCGGTACGCAGCAGATGAGCTACCTCAAAAACAAACAGCTGGGCTACAACAAAGAGCAAACGCTGGTCGTACCCATCGACAACGAAGACACGTATAACTTTTTCGTGGGCCACAAACCGGAGCTGCTGGCCCAGAGCCGGATCGAAGCCGTTTCGATGATGTCGGGCGAGCCGGGTGGTTTTTTCGACGGCTATATGTTCGATGTCGAAGCGCACGCCAACCGCTGGAAAGCCCGGACGGAATTTGCCGATTTCGATTACGTGAAAACGCTGGGGCTGAAACTGGTTGCGGGACGGGATTTCTCGCCCGCGTTTCCCACCGACACGGCGCAGGCCGTTCTGATCAACCGAACAGCCGCTGCCCGATTGGGCTGGACACCCGAACAAGCCATCGGCAAATGGCTGCGAAATACAAGGCACGACAGCACAAGACGCACTATCATTGGCGTGGTCGAGAATTTCAACTTTCTGTCGTTGAAAGAAGCCATCGAACCATTGATTATTGCGCCCAACGACGACCGACGGGTTGCCCTGATCAAGTTAAAGCCCGGCAATCTGTCCGCTGCGGTCGAGACCATTCAGCAACTGTACGCCAAAACAAGACCCGCTTATCCGCTTACGTACCATTTCCTGGACCAGCAGTTCGACCAGATGTACCAGGCTGACCTGCGTCAGCAAACGATCTTAAGTATTTTTGCCGGTCTGGCTATTTTCATTGCCTGCCTGGGGCTGTTTGGTCTGGCTTCTTTTTCGGCCCAGCAGCGTACCAAAGAAATTGGTGTTCGAAAAACCCTGGGGGCATCGGTGGGCAGTATTATCGGGCTGCTTTCGGGCGATTTCCTTAAACCGGTCGGCATAGCGATTCTGATTGCCAGTCCAATTGCCTGGTACGCCATGAATCGCTGGCTCCAGGGCTTCGCTTACAAGATCGACATTTCGGGCTGGGTCTTTGTGGCTGCGGGTAGCCTGGCGCTGGCCATTGCGTTTATCACGGTCAGTTTTCAAAGTATCAAGGCCGCCCTGGTCAATCCGGTCAAGTCACTACGAAGCGAATAA
- a CDS encoding ABC transporter permease, whose protein sequence is MLRNYLKIAWRNIVTNKAYSAINIGGLAVGLAATLLIFQYVAFERSYDRFHEHADRIFRVKADRYEKGALSTEWAGGPFAVGSHLKAAFQEIEEYAQVYVRNNLLLEAHNRKYKIEQGAFVTPSFFTVFSYPLLTGSKQTALTEPNTGVISTSLAKRLFGTQNPMGQIITIERELPIRITGVYQDFPKSSHLKADYLMSFSTFQRVVNPKNEPDKVLANAWDWDGCLTYLLVKQGTDPEKLAAKFPAFLQSKEQVDPKTGNRLDLHLQSLPDIHLYSHFMFEASPNGDGNSVYVLLCVAFFIISIAWINYINLATARAIGRAKEVGVRKAVGSYRSQLIGQFLVESALLNFMAVVLAFISIILALPLFNQFTDQQLTYSFVWSARFWLGLGSMYAIGTLLSGAYPAFVLSNFNPVSVLKNGVSAFKEGVFLRKSLVVIQFSASVFLLVGTITVFRQLQFMRSQNLGIDIGQTLVLDRPINDSTRVAKTKAFKTYLLQQSAIKSVAVSGSIPGEKVEFNAGGIRLAGTPQETGKQYRVIGVDYDFVNAFGMKVIAGRNFDTKLGEKDAVVFNKTGIKQLGFTSPEKALGQKIDFWGDILTIVGVVDDFHQQSLREAYEPLILRLDPGVNGQLSIKLADSNPTQGIATVKKAWSQFFPTDPFVYSFLNERYDKQYRADERFGQVFGFFTLMAILVACLGLLGLATFTAQQRTKEIGVRKALGASVGSIVSLLSKDFLKLVLIAILIASPIAWYAMNEWLQGFAYKIDIEWWMFALAGVLAVLIAFATVSFQSIKAALVNPVKSLRSE, encoded by the coding sequence ATGCTACGCAACTACCTTAAAATCGCCTGGCGGAATATCGTCACAAACAAAGCTTATTCAGCCATCAATATTGGTGGGCTGGCGGTGGGCCTGGCGGCTACGCTGCTCATTTTTCAGTACGTTGCTTTTGAACGGAGTTATGACCGGTTTCATGAACATGCCGACCGTATTTTTCGCGTCAAAGCCGACCGTTATGAGAAAGGCGCTCTATCGACCGAATGGGCAGGCGGGCCGTTTGCCGTTGGCAGCCACCTGAAGGCTGCGTTCCAGGAAATAGAAGAATATGCCCAAGTTTATGTTCGGAACAACCTGCTGCTGGAAGCACACAACCGGAAGTACAAAATAGAGCAGGGTGCGTTCGTCACTCCGTCGTTTTTTACCGTTTTTTCCTATCCGCTGCTGACGGGTAGTAAGCAAACCGCGTTAACTGAACCCAATACGGGGGTTATTTCGACCTCATTGGCGAAGCGGTTGTTCGGAACCCAAAATCCGATGGGGCAGATCATCACGATAGAACGTGAGCTTCCGATCAGAATAACCGGCGTGTATCAGGACTTCCCCAAGAGCTCTCATTTGAAAGCCGATTACCTGATGTCGTTCAGTACCTTTCAACGGGTGGTGAACCCCAAAAATGAGCCGGATAAAGTTCTTGCTAATGCCTGGGACTGGGATGGTTGCCTGACGTATCTGCTCGTAAAGCAAGGCACAGATCCCGAAAAGCTAGCGGCAAAATTTCCCGCTTTCCTACAGAGTAAAGAGCAGGTAGATCCAAAAACGGGGAACCGGCTGGACCTGCACTTGCAGTCGCTACCCGACATTCACCTGTATTCCCATTTTATGTTCGAAGCCAGTCCCAATGGCGATGGAAATTCGGTGTATGTGTTGCTGTGTGTGGCCTTTTTTATCATTTCCATTGCCTGGATCAACTACATCAATCTGGCAACGGCCCGCGCCATTGGCCGGGCTAAAGAAGTGGGCGTGCGGAAAGCCGTTGGGTCATACCGAAGTCAGTTGATTGGACAATTTCTGGTCGAATCAGCCTTACTCAACTTCATGGCCGTCGTACTGGCGTTCATTAGTATCATACTAGCCCTTCCGCTATTCAATCAGTTTACGGATCAGCAGCTAACCTATTCGTTTGTGTGGTCGGCCCGTTTCTGGCTCGGCCTGGGATCGATGTATGCCATTGGGACGCTTTTGTCGGGGGCTTATCCCGCGTTTGTGCTGTCTAATTTTAATCCGGTTTCGGTGCTTAAAAATGGCGTTTCAGCGTTCAAAGAAGGTGTTTTCCTGAGAAAATCGTTGGTTGTTATTCAATTTTCGGCTTCTGTTTTTCTGCTGGTTGGCACCATCACCGTATTTCGTCAATTGCAGTTTATGCGTAGCCAAAACCTGGGCATAGATATTGGCCAGACACTGGTGCTGGACAGGCCCATAAACGACTCTACACGCGTAGCCAAAACAAAGGCATTCAAAACGTATCTCCTTCAGCAGTCGGCTATCAAAAGCGTTGCCGTATCGGGGTCAATTCCCGGCGAAAAGGTGGAGTTCAACGCAGGGGGTATTCGATTAGCGGGTACGCCCCAGGAAACTGGCAAACAGTATCGCGTGATTGGAGTCGATTATGATTTTGTGAACGCATTCGGGATGAAGGTCATTGCCGGGCGTAATTTCGACACGAAACTAGGCGAAAAGGATGCCGTGGTTTTCAATAAAACCGGTATCAAACAGTTAGGATTCACCAGTCCGGAGAAAGCCCTGGGTCAAAAAATAGATTTCTGGGGGGACATACTCACCATAGTCGGGGTAGTCGATGATTTTCACCAGCAGTCCCTTCGGGAAGCCTACGAGCCGCTTATTTTGCGCCTGGACCCTGGCGTAAATGGGCAGCTATCCATCAAACTGGCCGACAGTAATCCCACGCAGGGTATCGCTACTGTAAAGAAAGCTTGGTCGCAATTTTTCCCAACCGACCCGTTTGTGTACTCGTTTTTGAATGAACGGTACGACAAACAATACCGGGCCGATGAGCGGTTTGGGCAGGTATTCGGCTTCTTCACTCTGATGGCCATATTGGTAGCCTGTTTAGGGCTGCTCGGTCTTGCCACCTTCACAGCCCAACAACGCACCAAAGAAATTGGCGTCCGCAAAGCGCTGGGAGCCAGCGTCGGAAGCATTGTCTCGCTGCTTTCCAAAGACTTCCTGAAACTGGTGCTGATTGCCATTCTGATTGCCAGTCCAATTGCCTGGTATGCCATGAACGAATGGCTCCAGGGCTTCGCTTATAAAATCGACATTGAATGGTGGATGTTTGCGTTAGCGGGCGTTCTGGCGGTGCTGATTGCCTTTGCTACGGTGAGTTTTCAAAGTATCAAGGCCGCCTTGGTCAATCCGGTCAAGTCGCTACGAAGCGAATAA